A section of the Chryseobacterium scophthalmum genome encodes:
- a CDS encoding MBL fold metallo-hydrolase translates to MKIIPIKEGNFIADRSKNFKILEENQEAKGVRMSIQPFLIITENDHILVDTGLGWKNKEGKPIINEILKEENIQTSQITKVLLSHLHKDHINGTLVKTDYGFGPNFPNAEIYIQKRELDFAFESRGNPSFDFEILEALIQQPNIIWMDDDQGKINDEIYYEVVGGHSPFMQIFKITENNEMAFYGADNLPQESYLKYHVAYKSDFNGKKAMQLRLEWQKEAIENKWKVLLYHDLKKSILQF, encoded by the coding sequence ATGAAAATCATTCCTATAAAAGAAGGTAATTTCATTGCCGACAGATCTAAAAATTTTAAAATTCTTGAAGAAAATCAGGAAGCTAAAGGAGTCCGAATGTCTATTCAGCCTTTTTTGATTATTACTGAAAATGATCATATTCTTGTCGATACAGGTTTAGGCTGGAAAAACAAAGAAGGAAAGCCGATTATCAATGAAATTTTAAAAGAAGAAAATATTCAGACCAGTCAAATCACAAAGGTTTTGCTTTCACATTTACATAAAGATCACATCAATGGAACTTTAGTGAAAACAGATTATGGATTTGGACCTAATTTTCCGAATGCTGAAATTTATATTCAAAAAAGAGAACTTGATTTTGCTTTTGAAAGCCGTGGAAATCCATCGTTTGATTTTGAAATTTTAGAAGCGCTTATTCAACAACCCAATATTATTTGGATGGATGATGATCAGGGAAAAATTAATGATGAAATTTATTATGAAGTTGTTGGCGGCCATAGTCCTTTCATGCAGATTTTCAAAATTACCGAGAATAATGAAATGGCATTTTATGGCGCCGATAATCTCCCACAAGAGTCTTATTTAAAATATCATGTCGCTTACAAAAGTGATTTCAATGGTAAAAAAGCCATGCAACTTCGTTTAGAATGGCAAAAAGAAGCTATTGAAAATAAATGGAAAGTTCTTCTTTATCACGATCTTAAAAAAAGTATTTTACAGTTCTAA
- a CDS encoding TetR/AcrR family transcriptional regulator produces MPRKVVQGPIRDKEKTKQKLLNAVGKILKTKGYSGLMVSKIAAVAGFDKKLIYEYFGSTDKLIDEYIRSQDYWSKFELGEDVDLSDGGREMSKLAILNQFENLKKNKELQKILVWEMSESRPILKKLLDQREEVGEELFKNITDPHFGDKAEEYRAITAILVAGIYHLNLYTGHNGVTFCGIEMKTEEGRKKIEKALVDIIDFAYNK; encoded by the coding sequence ATGCCCAGAAAAGTTGTACAAGGTCCTATTAGAGACAAAGAAAAAACAAAACAAAAACTACTGAATGCAGTAGGAAAGATTTTGAAAACGAAAGGATATTCAGGATTAATGGTAAGCAAGATTGCTGCTGTTGCCGGTTTTGACAAAAAACTGATCTATGAATATTTCGGAAGTACAGACAAATTAATTGATGAATACATCAGATCTCAGGATTACTGGAGTAAATTTGAGTTAGGAGAAGACGTCGATTTGTCTGATGGAGGAAGAGAAATGTCTAAATTGGCAATTCTTAACCAGTTTGAAAACCTGAAGAAAAATAAAGAGCTTCAAAAGATTTTAGTTTGGGAAATGTCTGAAAGCAGACCTATTCTTAAAAAACTTTTGGATCAGAGAGAAGAAGTAGGTGAAGAGCTTTTCAAGAATATTACAGATCCTCATTTCGGTGATAAAGCAGAAGAATACAGAGCGATTACTGCAATTTTGGTAGCCGGAATTTACCACTTGAATCTTTATACCGGTCACAACGGAGTTACTTTCTGCGGAATAGAGATGAAGACTGAGGAAGGAAGAAAGAAAATTGAAAAAGCATTGGTAGATATTATCGACTTCGCTTACAATAAATAA
- the dnaX gene encoding DNA polymerase III subunit gamma/tau, whose product MENFIVSARKYRPQQFDTVVGQSHITDTLEHAIEENQLAQALLFCGPRGVGKTTCARILARKINEKDGSVSEDGFAYNIYELDAASNNSVDDIRELIDQVRFAPQVGQYKVYIIDEVHMLSSAAFNAFLKTLEEPPAHAIFILATTEKHKIIPTILSRCQIYDFKRITILDIQSHLIGIAEKENVKYEDDALYLIAQKADGALRDALSIFDRLSTFSQKNITLAKAAEVLNILDYDQYLKIVDLAKENKIPEILFAFNEIVKKGFDPHLFIAGLGNHFRDLMMAQNSSTIDLIEVGEQTKVKFVEQGQKWSPQNLIDGIEICNHADINYKNSKNPRLTVEIALMQLSSLSAAGEIAKKKSS is encoded by the coding sequence ATGGAAAATTTTATCGTATCTGCAAGAAAATACCGTCCTCAACAGTTTGACACCGTTGTTGGGCAATCTCATATTACAGATACTTTAGAACACGCCATTGAAGAAAACCAGTTGGCGCAGGCATTATTGTTTTGCGGACCGCGTGGTGTTGGTAAAACTACTTGCGCCAGAATTCTGGCAAGAAAAATCAACGAAAAAGACGGATCTGTCTCTGAAGATGGTTTTGCTTATAATATTTATGAGCTCGATGCAGCATCCAATAACTCTGTTGATGATATTCGTGAGCTGATTGATCAGGTGCGTTTTGCACCTCAGGTTGGTCAGTACAAAGTGTATATTATTGATGAGGTTCACATGTTGTCTTCTGCTGCATTTAATGCTTTTCTTAAGACTTTAGAAGAGCCACCTGCTCATGCTATTTTTATCTTGGCAACGACCGAAAAGCATAAAATTATTCCAACAATTTTATCGCGTTGTCAGATTTATGATTTCAAGAGAATCACAATTCTTGATATTCAGAGTCATTTAATAGGGATTGCAGAAAAAGAAAATGTAAAGTATGAAGACGATGCATTGTATTTGATTGCTCAAAAAGCAGACGGTGCATTAAGAGATGCGCTATCAATTTTTGACAGGCTTTCTACATTTTCTCAAAAAAATATTACTCTTGCAAAGGCAGCTGAAGTTCTCAATATTTTAGATTACGATCAGTATCTGAAAATTGTTGATCTTGCTAAAGAAAATAAAATTCCGGAAATTCTTTTTGCTTTTAATGAAATTGTAAAAAAAGGTTTTGATCCTCATTTATTTATTGCCGGACTTGGAAACCATTTCCGCGATTTGATGATGGCTCAAAATTCTTCAACAATAGATTTAATTGAAGTAGGAGAGCAGACTAAAGTAAAATTTGTTGAGCAAGGACAAAAATGGAGTCCTCAAAATCTCATCGACGGAATTGAAATCTGTAATCACGCAGATATCAATTATAAGAATTCAAAAAATCCTAGACTTACCGTAGAAATTGCTTTGATGCAATTATCGTCTCTTTCAGCCGCTGGCGAAATAGCTAAAAAAAAAAGTTCTTAA
- a CDS encoding chorismate mutase: MNLRDLENNWINQFQQPLIIAGPCSAESEQQMLETAKRIKETNAQVPIFRAGIWKPRTKPNGFEGVGVIGLNWLKKVKEEYGFKTATEVANAHHVDAALKADVDILWIGARSTVNPFTVQEIAEALKGTEKIVLVKNPVNPDLALWIGALERLLGQDIKNLGAIHRGFSTYQKTKYRNNPNWQIALDFKSQFPNIPILIDPSHICGNRTGLAGITQEALNVGYQGAIIESHCNPDEAWSDASQQITPEVLGEMISNLKVRSTGLAGFDDEMGRHRTLISDLDFQVIELLSQRMKISAKIGKLKKENDIAIFQPDRWKVITEYAAQKATETGMSQDFIEKVFKAIHEESIEVQNNIMINR, encoded by the coding sequence ATGAACTTAAGAGATTTGGAAAACAACTGGATTAACCAGTTCCAACAGCCACTCATTATCGCAGGACCTTGTAGTGCAGAAAGCGAACAGCAAATGCTGGAAACTGCCAAAAGAATTAAAGAAACTAATGCACAAGTTCCTATTTTCCGTGCGGGAATCTGGAAGCCAAGAACGAAACCTAATGGTTTTGAGGGAGTTGGTGTAATTGGTTTAAACTGGCTAAAAAAAGTAAAGGAAGAATATGGCTTCAAAACTGCAACAGAAGTTGCTAATGCCCATCACGTAGATGCTGCGTTGAAGGCAGATGTTGATATTTTATGGATCGGGGCACGTTCTACCGTAAATCCTTTCACAGTTCAGGAGATTGCGGAAGCTTTAAAAGGGACTGAAAAAATAGTTTTGGTAAAAAATCCTGTAAACCCTGATTTAGCTTTATGGATTGGTGCTTTGGAAAGACTTTTGGGACAGGATATTAAAAACCTGGGAGCAATCCACAGAGGATTTTCTACGTACCAAAAAACTAAATACAGAAATAATCCAAACTGGCAGATTGCTTTAGACTTCAAGAGTCAGTTTCCAAATATTCCAATTTTAATTGATCCTTCACATATTTGTGGAAACCGTACCGGATTGGCGGGAATTACTCAGGAAGCCTTAAATGTAGGTTACCAAGGTGCTATTATTGAATCACATTGTAATCCTGATGAAGCATGGAGTGATGCTTCGCAACAGATTACTCCTGAAGTTTTAGGTGAGATGATTTCTAATCTTAAAGTTAGAAGTACAGGTTTGGCTGGTTTTGATGATGAAATGGGAAGACACAGAACTTTAATTTCTGATCTGGATTTCCAAGTGATCGAATTACTTTCTCAAAGAATGAAAATTTCTGCAAAAATCGGTAAGCTGAAGAAGGAAAACGATATAGCTATTTTTCAGCCGGATCGTTGGAAAGTAATTACTGAATATGCTGCACAAAAAGCTACAGAAACAGGAATGTCTCAGGATTTTATTGAAAAAGTCTTCAAAGCGATTCACGAAGAATCTATTGAAGTTCAAAACAATATTATGATTAATAGATAA
- the rsgA gene encoding ribosome small subunit-dependent GTPase A — protein sequence MKGKIIKSTGSWYQVLETETGKIFEARIRGKFKLIKTRLTNPLAVGDFVEFQLEQDDIAWITKIEPRRNYLIRKSVNLSKEAHIIASNIDLACFIFTLKHPETSLGFLDRFLACCEAYNIKPLILFNKMDVLSEEESEIVKDIEFLYNEIGYETLEISSYSKLNLDDLVEILKDKTSVFFGHSGCGKSTLVNAMQPNLNLRTSEISDTHLKGKHTTTFAQMHFWDFGGNVIDTPGVREFAMIDIEKEEVQHYFPEIFKKREECKYHNCMHVNEPKCAVLESLETGEIQPTRYSTYVKLMDEAEENTRI from the coding sequence ATGAAAGGAAAAATCATTAAATCTACAGGAAGCTGGTATCAGGTTTTGGAAACAGAAACCGGAAAAATTTTTGAAGCGAGAATTCGTGGAAAATTTAAACTAATAAAAACCAGACTTACCAATCCCTTGGCTGTTGGTGATTTTGTCGAATTTCAGCTGGAGCAGGATGATATTGCTTGGATCACAAAAATAGAACCCCGCAGAAATTATCTTATCCGAAAATCTGTAAATCTTTCAAAAGAAGCACATATTATTGCGTCGAATATTGATTTGGCGTGTTTTATTTTTACATTAAAGCATCCTGAAACTTCTCTCGGTTTTCTTGACCGGTTTCTTGCTTGCTGTGAAGCTTATAATATAAAACCCCTTATTCTGTTTAACAAAATGGACGTTTTGTCTGAAGAAGAATCTGAGATTGTAAAAGATATTGAATTTCTATACAACGAAATTGGATATGAAACATTGGAGATTTCTTCTTATTCTAAACTTAATTTGGATGATTTGGTTGAAATACTAAAAGATAAAACTTCAGTATTTTTTGGCCACTCAGGTTGCGGAAAATCTACATTGGTCAATGCAATGCAGCCAAATCTCAATTTAAGAACTTCCGAAATTTCCGATACTCATTTAAAAGGTAAACATACCACAACTTTTGCGCAGATGCATTTTTGGGATTTTGGTGGAAACGTGATCGATACTCCCGGTGTACGTGAATTTGCCATGATTGATATTGAGAAAGAAGAAGTACAACATTACTTTCCTGAAATATTCAAAAAAAGGGAAGAATGTAAATATCACAACTGTATGCATGTGAATGAACCAAAATGTGCAGTTCTAGAATCTTTAGAAACTGGTGAAATCCAACCTACAAGATATTCTACCTATGTTAAGCTTATGGACGAGGCAGAAGAAAACACTCGTATATAA
- a CDS encoding nucleoside-diphosphate kinase has protein sequence MSNITFTMIKPDAVADGHIGAILGKISEGGFKIKALKLTQLTVADAKKFYEVHAERPFYGELVDFMSSGPIVAAVLEKDNAVEDFRTLIGATNPAEAAEGTIRKMFARSIGENAVHGSDSNENALIEAQFHFSGREIF, from the coding sequence ATGTCAAACATTACATTTACAATGATTAAGCCAGATGCAGTTGCTGACGGTCATATTGGAGCTATTTTAGGAAAGATTTCAGAAGGAGGTTTTAAGATCAAAGCTTTGAAATTAACTCAACTTACTGTTGCTGATGCAAAAAAATTCTACGAAGTACATGCAGAAAGGCCTTTTTACGGAGAATTGGTTGACTTTATGAGCTCAGGTCCAATCGTTGCTGCGGTTTTAGAAAAAGATAATGCAGTGGAAGATTTCAGAACTTTAATCGGTGCTACAAATCCTGCTGAAGCAGCTGAAGGAACTATCAGAAAAATGTTTGCTAGAAGCATCGGAGAGAATGCTGTGCATGGTTCTGACTCTAACGAGAATGCTTTAATTGAAGCTCAATTTCATTTTTCAGGAAGAGAGATTTTTTAA
- a CDS encoding DUF4082 domain-containing protein, with protein sequence MKNLSFLFEKKYVSIKNVLMILPLMIVFSSLSCSKDEDDNQPPAAIVYNEENPLDKYHNLAGFTTTSNFVNSGNYEFGLTFSPNVKGKINALVVKLPDLNPNLKITIWDFDTKTVLRTEMVNVATANTVVVKSIPEMMLEKDKKYVITMNSNDWYKRNKADNSNAVYPITAGNIKFWEYRWVGGSSQVFPTNISLDYNGGDLSFNFQQVD encoded by the coding sequence ATGAAAAATCTAAGTTTCCTTTTTGAGAAAAAATATGTATCAATAAAAAATGTATTGATGATATTACCTTTAATGATTGTGTTTTCTTCTTTGAGCTGCAGTAAAGATGAAGATGATAATCAACCGCCGGCTGCAATTGTGTATAATGAAGAAAATCCTTTAGATAAATATCATAATCTAGCAGGTTTTACAACAACATCTAATTTTGTGAATTCTGGAAATTATGAATTTGGTCTTACATTTTCTCCAAATGTAAAAGGTAAAATAAATGCCTTGGTTGTAAAATTGCCTGATTTGAATCCGAATTTAAAAATAACGATCTGGGATTTTGATACAAAAACGGTGTTAAGAACTGAAATGGTAAATGTTGCTACAGCAAATACTGTTGTTGTAAAAAGCATTCCTGAAATGATGCTTGAAAAAGACAAAAAGTATGTTATTACGATGAACTCTAACGATTGGTATAAAAGGAATAAAGCGGATAATAGTAATGCGGTGTATCCAATTACTGCGGGAAATATAAAATTTTGGGAATATCGATGGGTAGGAGGCTCTTCTCAAGTTTTTCCAACCAATATTTCTCTGGATTATAATGGTGGAGATTTAAGTTTTAATTTTCAGCAAGTTGATTAA
- the rpe gene encoding ribulose-phosphate 3-epimerase, which yields MKTKLIAPSLLSADFGNLQRDIEMLNNSQADWLHIDVMDGRFVPNISFGFPVMKTIQQHAKKFVDVHLMIVEPEKYVEEFIDYGADLVSVHYEACTHLHRTINLIQSKGAKAGVVLNPSTPVLMLEDIIADVDLVLLMSVNPGFGGQKFIENTYKKIAETKDLILSNNSTALIQVDGGVNLDNASKLFEAGADVLVAGNAVFSTENPERTIELLKV from the coding sequence ATGAAAACGAAGCTTATTGCTCCTTCCCTTTTATCTGCAGACTTTGGGAATCTGCAAAGAGACATTGAAATGCTGAACAATTCTCAAGCCGACTGGTTACACATTGATGTAATGGACGGAAGATTTGTTCCTAATATTTCGTTCGGTTTTCCGGTGATGAAAACAATCCAACAACACGCAAAGAAATTTGTTGATGTACATTTGATGATTGTAGAACCTGAAAAATATGTTGAAGAATTTATCGATTACGGGGCAGATTTAGTTTCTGTACATTACGAAGCTTGTACACATCTTCACAGAACAATTAATTTGATCCAAAGCAAAGGTGCAAAAGCAGGAGTTGTATTAAATCCCTCTACTCCGGTTTTGATGTTGGAAGATATTATTGCTGATGTAGATTTGGTATTATTAATGAGTGTAAACCCAGGTTTTGGCGGACAAAAATTCATTGAAAACACTTACAAGAAAATTGCTGAGACCAAAGATCTTATTTTAAGCAATAATTCTACAGCGCTTATCCAGGTTGATGGTGGAGTAAATTTAGATAATGCATCTAAGTTATTTGAAGCGGGTGCTGATGTTTTAGTTGCCGGAAACGCAGTTTTCTCGACAGAAAATCCTGAAAGAACCATTGAACTTTTAAAGGTTTAA
- a CDS encoding M28 family peptidase yields the protein MKFEKKSLKFLEKYLNTSSPTGYEHHGQKVWMDYITPYVDKVEVDHYGTAYGIINPEAEFKVVIEAHADEISWYVNYITDDGLIYVIRNGGSDQTIAPSKVVHIHGEKGIVKGVFGWPAIHTRSANQNEPTPKIDNIFIDCGAISKQEVEDLGIFVGCMITYPDEFFEMNDRYFVCRALDNRIGGFMIAEVARLLKENKKQIPFGLYITNSVQEEVGLYGADMIADTIKPNIAIVTDVTHDTTTPMIEKKKEGDQKCGDGPVVFFAPSVHHTIRELIIDTAKTKKIPFQRAAASRATGTDTDAFAHSNGGVPSALISLPLRYMHTTVEMVSKEDVGNVIQLIYETLLKIKPEMKLKYH from the coding sequence ATGAAATTCGAAAAGAAATCTTTGAAATTTTTAGAAAAATACTTAAACACTTCATCACCAACAGGTTATGAACATCACGGGCAAAAAGTTTGGATGGATTATATCACTCCATATGTAGATAAAGTAGAAGTCGACCATTACGGAACCGCATACGGAATAATCAATCCTGAAGCAGAATTCAAAGTAGTTATTGAAGCGCACGCTGACGAAATTTCATGGTACGTTAATTACATTACGGATGACGGATTAATTTACGTAATCAGAAACGGAGGTTCAGACCAAACTATAGCGCCTTCTAAAGTTGTTCACATTCACGGTGAAAAAGGAATTGTAAAAGGAGTTTTCGGATGGCCTGCAATTCACACAAGAAGCGCCAATCAAAACGAACCCACTCCAAAAATCGACAATATCTTTATCGACTGTGGAGCAATCTCAAAACAGGAAGTTGAGGATTTAGGAATTTTTGTAGGATGTATGATTACATATCCCGATGAATTTTTCGAAATGAACGATCGTTATTTTGTTTGCAGAGCTTTAGATAACAGAATCGGTGGATTTATGATTGCAGAAGTTGCAAGGCTGTTAAAGGAAAATAAAAAACAAATCCCTTTCGGTTTATATATCACGAATTCGGTACAGGAAGAAGTTGGTCTTTACGGAGCAGATATGATTGCAGATACGATTAAACCTAATATCGCAATTGTTACAGATGTCACCCATGACACAACAACACCAATGATTGAAAAGAAAAAAGAAGGCGACCAAAAATGCGGCGACGGTCCTGTTGTGTTTTTCGCCCCAAGCGTACATCACACGATTAGAGAATTAATCATTGATACCGCAAAAACCAAAAAAATACCTTTTCAAAGAGCAGCAGCAAGCAGAGCAACAGGTACAGACACAGATGCTTTCGCTCATTCTAACGGCGGTGTACCAAGTGCTTTGATTTCCTTACCTTTGCGCTACATGCATACAACAGTAGAAATGGTCTCTAAAGAAGATGTTGGAAATGTCATTCAGTTGATTTACGAAACACTTCTTAAGATAAAACCAGAAATGAAACTGAAATATCATTAA
- a CDS encoding DUF4294 domain-containing protein: protein MKFHKIACLFLLFFVIGVSGQQKDSINIKPLSQYPPEQLKTDEFGNKYYYDERQKAKFYEINGETVVVMDELVLLNKPKFNNQLDKNYYFFLNKKLYRVYPLFLTALQQYRDIQGEMNNLDSAAKRKYVRDRQNMLADQYEKQLRDLTTTEGQVFAKLMNRATGKNVYEIIRELRGGWSAFWWNVKGKMADIDLKEPYNPHKNRTDEFLESLLQSNWNSGYLQPYPGAKDFKVSR, encoded by the coding sequence ATGAAATTTCATAAAATTGCCTGCCTTTTTCTCCTGTTTTTTGTGATTGGTGTTTCTGGGCAGCAGAAAGATTCTATAAATATAAAGCCTCTCAGTCAATATCCACCGGAACAATTGAAAACAGATGAATTTGGTAATAAATATTATTATGATGAAAGGCAAAAAGCTAAATTCTACGAAATCAACGGTGAAACTGTTGTGGTGATGGATGAATTAGTTCTTTTGAATAAACCTAAATTTAATAATCAACTCGATAAAAATTATTACTTCTTTTTAAATAAAAAATTATACCGTGTCTATCCTTTGTTTTTAACTGCATTACAACAATACAGAGATATTCAGGGTGAAATGAATAATCTTGACAGTGCAGCCAAAAGAAAATATGTAAGAGACAGGCAAAATATGCTGGCTGATCAGTATGAAAAGCAGTTGAGAGATTTAACAACAACAGAAGGTCAGGTTTTTGCCAAATTAATGAACAGAGCAACCGGAAAAAACGTTTATGAAATCATTAGAGAATTGCGCGGCGGATGGAGTGCATTTTGGTGGAATGTAAAAGGAAAAATGGCAGATATTGATTTGAAAGAGCCTTACAATCCTCACAAGAATAGAACGGATGAGTTTTTAGAATCGCTATTGCAGTCCAATTGGAATTCCGGTTATTTGCAACCATATCCCGGAGCAAAAGATTTTAAAGTATCTAGATAA
- a CDS encoding NUDIX hydrolase, translated as MIDNINVRVYACVVKDKKVLTLFEEYAGEPLMKFPGGGLEYGEGLTDCLKREFEEELNVNIEIVEHLYTQEDFLVSRFKENEQLLTIYYMVNIINEEDFIILDPCIEKIDWISIDSVENPFSLPIDRIVFDKLKEKFL; from the coding sequence ATGATTGACAATATTAATGTAAGAGTTTATGCGTGTGTTGTAAAAGACAAAAAAGTTCTTACGCTTTTTGAAGAATATGCAGGTGAACCTTTAATGAAATTTCCCGGCGGTGGATTGGAATACGGAGAAGGATTGACAGATTGCCTGAAGCGTGAGTTTGAAGAAGAACTAAATGTAAATATAGAAATTGTAGAGCATCTTTATACCCAGGAAGATTTCTTGGTTTCCCGTTTCAAAGAAAACGAACAGCTTCTTACTATATATTATATGGTAAACATAATTAATGAAGAAGATTTTATTATTCTTGACCCTTGTATTGAAAAAATAGACTGGATCTCTATCGACTCAGTTGAAAATCCTTTTAGTCTACCTATCGATAGAATTGTTTTCGATAAATTGAAAGAAAAATTCCTGTAA
- the mnmD gene encoding tRNA (5-methylaminomethyl-2-thiouridine)(34)-methyltransferase MnmD, with protein sequence MKREIKTTNDGSKTLFISELNENYHSHHGALQEAEHVFIKNGLNLINDYEINILELGFGTGLNVLVTINEYLKTDKNHIIHYFTLEKYPINESEIENLAYFEHFDNIELKNIYQKIHQSEWEKSVEIIPGFYLHKIQCDFFDLKNIDLPKINLVYYDCFGARVQPDLWEMPLFEMVSDKMNINGLLTTYSSKGSVRRILQDLNFKVEKKQGPPGKREMINAIKL encoded by the coding sequence TTGAAAAGAGAAATAAAGACCACAAACGACGGTAGCAAAACACTGTTTATCAGTGAATTAAATGAAAACTATCACTCTCATCACGGAGCTCTTCAGGAAGCTGAACATGTATTTATTAAAAATGGATTAAACTTAATAAATGATTACGAAATTAACATTTTAGAACTCGGTTTTGGAACAGGTTTGAATGTTTTGGTAACAATTAATGAATATTTAAAAACTGACAAAAATCATATCATCCACTATTTTACCCTTGAAAAATATCCAATAAACGAGTCTGAAATTGAAAACTTAGCCTACTTTGAGCATTTTGATAACATTGAATTAAAAAATATTTATCAAAAAATTCATCAGTCAGAATGGGAAAAATCAGTAGAAATCATTCCTGGTTTTTATTTACATAAGATTCAATGCGATTTTTTTGATCTTAAAAACATTGATTTACCGAAAATTAACCTTGTCTATTACGATTGCTTCGGAGCAAGAGTGCAGCCAGATCTTTGGGAAATGCCTTTATTTGAAATGGTTTCTGATAAAATGAATATAAACGGACTGTTAACAACCTACTCTTCTAAAGGAAGTGTAAGAAGGATTTTACAAGACCTTAATTTTAAAGTTGAAAAAAAACAAGGTCCTCCCGGAAAAAGAGAAATGATTAATGCGATAAAGTTATAG
- a CDS encoding branched-chain amino acid aminotransferase gives MIIQKTENSRISTFDPNNFSFGGTFSDHMIICEYENGKWGEVKLVPYGPLLFTPAMMGVNYGQACFEGMKAYKDKDGQVFLFRPEKNFERINKSAARLAMPQVTEEIFLDGLKALIDIDREWVPQGEGNSLYIRPLIFATEEALKARVANKYMFAIVATPAKMYYTEPVSVKISDHYSRAASGGVGSAKAAGNYAASFYPTQLAMEEGYDQIIWTDDATHEYFEESGTMNVFVRINDTIYTPPTSEKILDGVTRDSFIQLAKKRGFEIKVEPIKVKDVVEAQRNGTLKEVWGVGTAVVTTVFQALGYNGEKLELPRLSDEESFAVILKNDLVDLQNNLTEDPFGWRVLVDHALETV, from the coding sequence ATGATAATTCAAAAAACAGAAAACTCTAGAATTTCTACTTTCGATCCTAATAACTTTTCTTTTGGAGGTACTTTCAGTGATCACATGATTATCTGCGAGTATGAGAACGGAAAATGGGGCGAGGTAAAATTGGTTCCTTATGGTCCATTATTGTTTACGCCTGCTATGATGGGAGTAAATTATGGGCAAGCTTGTTTTGAAGGTATGAAAGCCTACAAAGATAAAGACGGACAGGTTTTCCTTTTCAGGCCAGAAAAGAATTTTGAGCGTATCAATAAATCTGCAGCTCGTTTGGCAATGCCACAGGTTACAGAAGAAATCTTTTTGGATGGTTTGAAAGCTTTAATCGATATTGATAGAGAATGGGTTCCTCAAGGAGAAGGTAATTCTTTATATATCAGACCATTAATTTTCGCTACTGAAGAAGCTTTAAAAGCAAGAGTAGCTAATAAATATATGTTTGCAATTGTAGCTACACCGGCAAAAATGTATTATACAGAGCCTGTGTCTGTGAAAATTTCAGATCATTATTCTAGAGCGGCAAGTGGTGGTGTTGGTTCTGCTAAAGCTGCAGGTAACTATGCTGCTTCTTTCTACCCAACTCAATTGGCAATGGAAGAAGGGTATGATCAGATTATCTGGACTGATGATGCTACTCACGAATATTTCGAAGAAAGTGGAACAATGAATGTTTTCGTAAGAATTAACGATACCATTTATACGCCACCTACTTCTGAGAAAATTTTGGATGGTGTTACAAGAGATAGTTTCATTCAATTGGCTAAGAAAAGAGGCTTTGAAATAAAAGTAGAGCCTATCAAAGTAAAAGATGTTGTGGAAGCTCAGAGAAACGGAACTTTGAAAGAAGTTTGGGGAGTAGGAACTGCGGTTGTTACAACTGTTTTCCAAGCTTTAGGATATAATGGTGAAAAACTTGAATTACCTAGACTTTCAGACGAAGAAAGTTTTGCAGTAATCCTTAAAAATGATTTAGTAGATTTACAAAATAACCTTACAGAAGATCCTTTCGGATGGAGAGTTTTGGTTGATCATGCACTAGAAACAGTTTAA